One Pomacea canaliculata isolate SZHN2017 linkage group LG9, ASM307304v1, whole genome shotgun sequence DNA segment encodes these proteins:
- the LOC112571493 gene encoding coiled-coil domain-containing protein 77-like isoform X1 produces the protein MASPSTRGRQSPKSPRTPSKNKNNSLQDGSYLETENKGGTLRPTETPDLPGINERLGCLRPSRELLEYYRKKIAEYDDEHDELVSKLEEYKVTYEEQHRMQWELRQREEEIVELQKALSDMQIYLFQEREHVLRLYAENDRLKIRELGDKKKIQKLLGLGPSAEGEVTYFFKEPPARVIVEQHPKAAKGANNLTQPGDGKKKMTVPAVDRRPSFSLPPEEKYQHDNEVLTLQVEALQAQLGEQAKLAKEQMDAVLEDRRVKEEEYETRRQRDEEKIRILTEKLHKTQDLLYDSTRDFLEQRYQGRADEREWMAEKDKLLRQLDACKQQLTTNTSTHQKRLNISTFVEDVKAATAEELKSLEYQLQQSQKLCDMYREQVIQLEDELSRIREEGDVTREVFQDRSEKMTKRLQLMNARYQDLERRRALEVEGFQTDIKNLRQRLKDVERQLYKVTLGFAEDMDIKKPDDLDMQILRNVRRTAGRSKKIMGELKLLKAKVYGLESDLKHL, from the exons ATGGCGTCTCCGTCAACAAG GGGAAGACAATCTCCAAAAAGCCCTAGAACcccaagcaaaaataaaaacaactctCTTCAAGATGGTAGCTATctggaaacagaaaacaagggtGGCACATTGAGGCCTACAGAGACCCCAGACCTTCCAGGAATAAACGAGAGACTTG GGTGTCTACGGCCATCACGAGAACTCCTAGAgtattacagaaagaaaattgcagaatatgatgatgagcatgatgaaCTTGTCAGCAAACTTGAGGAATACAAGGTTACCTACGAGGAACAG CACAGAATGCAGTGGGAACTACGCCAGCGAGAAGAGGAGATAGTGGAACTACAGAAGGCTCTAAGTGATATGCAAATCTACCTTTTCCAAGAACGGGAACATGTTCTTCGGCTTTACGCAGAAAATGACAGATTGAAG ATTCGTGAATTAGGAGACAAAAAGAAGATCCAAAAACTGCTTGGGCTAGGACCATCTGCTGAAGGGGAAGTAACCTACTTCTTTAAAGAACCTCCAGCCAGGGTGATAGTAGAACAACACCCTAAAGCCGCCAAAGGAGCCAACAACCTCACTCAAC CAGGAGATGGCAAAAAGAAGATGACAGTTCCTGCTGTAGACCGAAGACCTTCCTTCTCCCTGCCAccagaagaaaaatatcaacatgATAATGAGGTCCTCACACTGCAG GTTGAAGCACTGCAGGCCCAGCTTGGAGAGCAGGCAAAGCTGGCCAAGGAGCAGATGGATGCAGTGCTAGAAGACCGTCGTGTAAAAGAGGAAGAATATGAAACTCGTCGGCAGCGGGATGAAGAGAAAATACGCATTCTTACAGAGAA GCTTCACAAAACTCAAGATCTTTTGTATGACTCAACACGAGACTTCCTTGAGCAACGATACCAGGGCAGGGCTGATGAGAGAGAATGGATGGCAGAAAAGGATAAATTACTGAGACAGCTTGATGCCTGCAAACAGCAGCTAACTACCAATACTAGTACACACCAGAAACGCCTAAACATCTCCACCTTTGTGGAAGATGTCAAAGCTGCAACAGCAGAAGAGCTAAAA TCTCTTGAGTATCAGCTGCAGCAGTCTCAGAAACTATGCGATATGTACCGTGAACAAGTCATTCAGCTGGAGGATGAGTTGTCTCGCATTAGAGAGGAAGGTGATGTCACACGAGAGGTTTTTCAG GATCGAAGTGAAAAGATGACTAAGCGTCTACAGTTAATGAATGCTCGATACCAAGACCTAGAGCGGCGGCGTGCCCTAGAGGTAGAGGGCTTTCAGACAGATATCAAGAACTTACGACAGCGTCTTAAAGATGTAGAAAGACAGTTATACAAG gTGACCTTGGGTTTTGCTGAAGACATGGACATCAAAAAACCAGATGACCTTGATATGCAGATTTTGAGAAATGTGCGCCGTACAGCTGGTCGCTCCAAGAAAATTATGGGGgaattaaaacttttgaaagCCAAAGTATATGGGCTTGAAAGTGATCTCAAACATTTGTAA
- the LOC112571493 gene encoding coiled-coil domain-containing protein 77-like isoform X2 codes for MASPSTRGRQSPKSPRTPSKNKNNSLQDGSYLETENKGGTLRPTETPDLPGINERLGCLRPSRELLEYYRKKIAEYDDEHDELVSKLEEYKVTYEEQHRMQWELRQREEEIVELQKALSDMQIYLFQEREHVLRLYAENDRLKIRELGDKKKIQKLLGLGPSAEGEVTYFFKEPPARVIVEQHPKAAKGANNLTQRDGKKKMTVPAVDRRPSFSLPPEEKYQHDNEVLTLQVEALQAQLGEQAKLAKEQMDAVLEDRRVKEEEYETRRQRDEEKIRILTEKLHKTQDLLYDSTRDFLEQRYQGRADEREWMAEKDKLLRQLDACKQQLTTNTSTHQKRLNISTFVEDVKAATAEELKSLEYQLQQSQKLCDMYREQVIQLEDELSRIREEGDVTREVFQDRSEKMTKRLQLMNARYQDLERRRALEVEGFQTDIKNLRQRLKDVERQLYKVTLGFAEDMDIKKPDDLDMQILRNVRRTAGRSKKIMGELKLLKAKVYGLESDLKHL; via the exons ATGGCGTCTCCGTCAACAAG GGGAAGACAATCTCCAAAAAGCCCTAGAACcccaagcaaaaataaaaacaactctCTTCAAGATGGTAGCTATctggaaacagaaaacaagggtGGCACATTGAGGCCTACAGAGACCCCAGACCTTCCAGGAATAAACGAGAGACTTG GGTGTCTACGGCCATCACGAGAACTCCTAGAgtattacagaaagaaaattgcagaatatgatgatgagcatgatgaaCTTGTCAGCAAACTTGAGGAATACAAGGTTACCTACGAGGAACAG CACAGAATGCAGTGGGAACTACGCCAGCGAGAAGAGGAGATAGTGGAACTACAGAAGGCTCTAAGTGATATGCAAATCTACCTTTTCCAAGAACGGGAACATGTTCTTCGGCTTTACGCAGAAAATGACAGATTGAAG ATTCGTGAATTAGGAGACAAAAAGAAGATCCAAAAACTGCTTGGGCTAGGACCATCTGCTGAAGGGGAAGTAACCTACTTCTTTAAAGAACCTCCAGCCAGGGTGATAGTAGAACAACACCCTAAAGCCGCCAAAGGAGCCAACAACCTCACTCAAC GAGATGGCAAAAAGAAGATGACAGTTCCTGCTGTAGACCGAAGACCTTCCTTCTCCCTGCCAccagaagaaaaatatcaacatgATAATGAGGTCCTCACACTGCAG GTTGAAGCACTGCAGGCCCAGCTTGGAGAGCAGGCAAAGCTGGCCAAGGAGCAGATGGATGCAGTGCTAGAAGACCGTCGTGTAAAAGAGGAAGAATATGAAACTCGTCGGCAGCGGGATGAAGAGAAAATACGCATTCTTACAGAGAA GCTTCACAAAACTCAAGATCTTTTGTATGACTCAACACGAGACTTCCTTGAGCAACGATACCAGGGCAGGGCTGATGAGAGAGAATGGATGGCAGAAAAGGATAAATTACTGAGACAGCTTGATGCCTGCAAACAGCAGCTAACTACCAATACTAGTACACACCAGAAACGCCTAAACATCTCCACCTTTGTGGAAGATGTCAAAGCTGCAACAGCAGAAGAGCTAAAA TCTCTTGAGTATCAGCTGCAGCAGTCTCAGAAACTATGCGATATGTACCGTGAACAAGTCATTCAGCTGGAGGATGAGTTGTCTCGCATTAGAGAGGAAGGTGATGTCACACGAGAGGTTTTTCAG GATCGAAGTGAAAAGATGACTAAGCGTCTACAGTTAATGAATGCTCGATACCAAGACCTAGAGCGGCGGCGTGCCCTAGAGGTAGAGGGCTTTCAGACAGATATCAAGAACTTACGACAGCGTCTTAAAGATGTAGAAAGACAGTTATACAAG gTGACCTTGGGTTTTGCTGAAGACATGGACATCAAAAAACCAGATGACCTTGATATGCAGATTTTGAGAAATGTGCGCCGTACAGCTGGTCGCTCCAAGAAAATTATGGGGgaattaaaacttttgaaagCCAAAGTATATGGGCTTGAAAGTGATCTCAAACATTTGTAA